Part of the Janibacter alkaliphilus genome is shown below.
CCGCGACTTCCAGCTCATCGAGACCGCCACCTTCTGGCGCGACGCCCCGGAGATCGCCACCGGCGAGCTGGTCACCGAGGACATCGGCACCGAGGTCTTCTTCCTGCCGGCGGCCACCCACGTCGAGAAGCGCGGCACCTTCACCCAGACCCAGCGGCTGCTGCAGTGGCGCCACCAGGCGGTCGCCCCGCCGGGCCAGGCGCAGAGCGAGCTCGACTTCTTCCACGACCTCGGGGTGCGCATCCGCCAGCGCCTGGCCGGGTCCACCGACCCCCGCGACCGCCCGCTGCTCGACCTCACCTGGGACTACCCGCTCGACGAGCACGGCGAGGTCGACGCCGAGGCGGTGCTGCGCGAGATCAACGGCGAGCACCTCACCGGGGAGCAGGCCGGGCAGCCGCTCGACGGCTTCGCGCAGATGCGGGCCGACGGCTCGACGACCGGCGGGTGCTGGATCTACTCCGGGGTCTTCGCCGGCGGCGTGAACCGGGCGGCGAACCGGGCACCCCACGGCGGCGACGAGGTCGCCTCGCAGTGGGGCTGGGCCTGGCCGATGAACCGCCGGATGCTCTACAACCGCGCCTCCGCCGACCCGGAGGGCAGGCCGTGGAGCGAGCGCAAGCGATACCTGTGGTGGGACGAAGAGACCGGCCGCTGGACCGGGCCGGACGTCCCCGACTTCCCGGTGGACCGGGCCCCCGGCGCCCGCCCGGAGGGCGAAGGGGGACCGGCCGCCCTGGCCGGGGTCGACCCCTTCGTCATGCAGCCGGACGGCAAGGGCTGGCTCTTCGCGCCGAAGGGGATGGTCGACGGGCCGCTGCCGACGCACTACGAGGCGCAGGAGTCGCCGGTGGTCAACCCGCTCTACCCGCAGCAGCGCAACCCGGGCCGGCGCACCTTCCCGCGCAAGGACAACCTCTTCGCGCCGTCCGGGGAGGACCCGGGCAGCGGGGTCTACCCCTTCGTCTTCACCACCTACCGGCTCACGGAGCACCACACGGCCGGCGGGATGAGCCGGTGGCTGCCGTATCTCTCCGAGCTGCAGCCGGCGATGTTCTGCGAGGTCTCCCCGGAGCTGGCGCAGCAGCGCGGGCTGAGCAACGGCGGCTGGGCGACGCTGGTCAGCCCGCGGGCGGCGATCGAGGCGCGGGTGCTGGTCACCGAGCGGATGACCCCGCTGCGGGTCGGCGGGCGCACCGTGCACCAGATCGGGCTGCCCTACCACTGGGGGGTCGGTGGCGACGCGGTCGTCGAGGGCGACGCGGCCAACGACCTGCTCGGCGTCGTGCTCGACCCGAACGTGCAGATCCAGGAGTCGAAGGTGGGATCCTGCGACATCCGGGCCGGTCGCCGACCGCGTGGCGAGGAGCTGCTGCGGCTCGTCGCCGAGTACCAGTCGCTCGCCGGTGCGACCGTGGAGACCGACAACGAGCGGCTCGACCCGGGCGTGGGGTCGCCGACCGAGGAGGAGGACGTCTGATGGGCTACCTGAGCCGCCAGCTGTCCGGGCGCACCGACGTCGCCGAGGACGCCGGCTGGACCGACCCGCCGCCGCGGAAGGGGTTCTTCACCGACACCTCGATCTGCATCGGCTGCAAGGCCTGCGAGGTCGCCTGCAAGGAGTGGAACGCGATCCCGCTGGACGGGCTGGGCATGACCGGGAACTCCTACGACAACACCGGCGACCTCGGCGCGAGCACCTGGCGGCACGTCGCCTTCGTCGAGCAGGGTGCCGAGCGGGTCGCCCAGGCGCGAGAGTCCGGGCAGCGGCTCGTCGACCTCGGGATGCCGGGGGTCGGGGCGCCCGAGCCCGCGCCGGTCGGGACGACCGCGCACGGGGTGCCGCTGCCGAGCTTCCGCTGGCTGATGTCCTCGGACGTGTGCAAGCACTGCACCCACGCGGGCTGCCTCGACGTGTGCCCGACGGGGGCGCTCTTCCGCAGCGAGTTCGGCACGGTCGTCGTGCAGGCCGACGTGTGCAACGGCTGCGGCTACTGCGTCGGGGCGTGCCCCTTCGGGGTCATCGAGCGGCGGTCTCAGGACGAGGTGACCAGCACCCGACGGGACGGGCACGTGCCGAACGTCGGTGTCGCCCAGAAGTGCACGCTCTGCTACGACCGGCTCGGCGAGGACCAGACCCCGGCGTGCGCGCAGACCTGCCCGACGACGTCGATCCGCTTCGGGGACCACGCGGACATGGTCGCGGAGGCGCAGGAGCGGGTGTCCGCGTTGCACGCCCAGGGGATCACCGAGGCGCGGCTCTACGGCGCGAACGAGAACGACGGCGTGGGCGGCACCGGGTCGGTCTTCCTGCTGCTGGACGAGCCGGAGGTCTACGGGCTGCCGCCGGACCCGGTCGTGCCGACGGCGCACCTGCCGGAGATGTTCCGGATGGCCGGCACGGCCGCGCTCGGTCTGCTCGGGGTGGCCGCGGCCTCCTTCCTCGGAGGGCGGCGGTGAGCACCTCCCCCTTCGACAGCTACCGGCCGCCGGAGGGCGAAGGGCGCCGCCGGCGCCGTGGTGGTGAGCGTGGCGGTGACCGCAGCGCTGCTGGTGGTGCCGGGTCGGGCGGGCGGCGCGAGCGTGCCGGGGACTGGCTGACCGGTCGGGCCCGGGGGCGCGGCGAGCAGCCGGTGGTGCCCGAGCCGGAGTTCGCCTCGTACTACGGGCAGCCGGTGGTCAAGCCGGTGCCGTGGGGGCACGAGATCCCGGCCTACCTCTTCCTCGGCGGGCTGGCCGCCGGGTCGGGGATGCTCGCCGCGGGGGCGCACGCCACCGGGCTCGCGGTGCTGCGGCGGAACGCGCGGCTGACGTCGATGACCGCGGTCGCGCTCAGCGGGGCGGCGCTGGTGGCGGACCTGGGGCGGCCGGAGCGCTTCCTCAACATGATGCGCACGGTGAAGCTGACCTCGCCGATGTCGGTGGGCACGTGGATCTTCAGCGGGTTCAGCGGGTTCGCGTCGGTGGCGACGGCGGCCGAGGTGGACCGGATGCTCGGCGGGCGCGACGGTGGGCGGGGCCTGCCGGTGGTCGGGTCGCTGCTGCGCTGGGTCGAGCCGGTCGGCAGCCTCGGCGCGTTCTTCTTCGGTCCGCCGCTGGCGGCGTACACCGCGGTGCTGCTCTCGGACACCGCGACCCCGGTGTGGTTCGAGTCGCGGCGAGGGCTGCCCTTCGTCTT
Proteins encoded:
- the nrfD gene encoding NrfD/PsrC family molybdoenzyme membrane anchor subunit produces the protein MSTSPFDSYRPPEGEGRRRRRGGERGGDRSAAGGAGSGGRRERAGDWLTGRARGRGEQPVVPEPEFASYYGQPVVKPVPWGHEIPAYLFLGGLAAGSGMLAAGAHATGLAVLRRNARLTSMTAVALSGAALVADLGRPERFLNMMRTVKLTSPMSVGTWIFSGFSGFASVATAAEVDRMLGGRDGGRGLPVVGSLLRWVEPVGSLGAFFFGPPLAAYTAVLLSDTATPVWFESRRGLPFVFVSSAAMASGGMQLVLTPAAETVPAQRLAVLGAVGDYVAMERVERHLHGLGIDDVLHEGAAGQKLRAAKALTVGGGVLSLLARRSRLAAVACGLALAAGSALTRFAVVEAGQESARDPRHTVATQQARLEERRARGVVDDSITTAG
- a CDS encoding 4Fe-4S dicluster domain-containing protein yields the protein MGYLSRQLSGRTDVAEDAGWTDPPPRKGFFTDTSICIGCKACEVACKEWNAIPLDGLGMTGNSYDNTGDLGASTWRHVAFVEQGAERVAQARESGQRLVDLGMPGVGAPEPAPVGTTAHGVPLPSFRWLMSSDVCKHCTHAGCLDVCPTGALFRSEFGTVVVQADVCNGCGYCVGACPFGVIERRSQDEVTSTRRDGHVPNVGVAQKCTLCYDRLGEDQTPACAQTCPTTSIRFGDHADMVAEAQERVSALHAQGITEARLYGANENDGVGGTGSVFLLLDEPEVYGLPPDPVVPTAHLPEMFRMAGTAALGLLGVAAASFLGGRR